A genomic region of Gossypium hirsutum isolate 1008001.06 chromosome D01, Gossypium_hirsutum_v2.1, whole genome shotgun sequence contains the following coding sequences:
- the LOC107921739 gene encoding valerianol synthase TPS1B, producing MGKMAAIEAFIWLRKEPKSMKALDVIGRLMNDIVSHKFEQLRHHCPSSVECYMNQHGLSKKLTLKDFEKILEDAWKDLNEECMRQTDGPRDLLLRILNFSRVTYLFYKHGHGYTKPEYVKDDVRALFLDPIPV from the exons ATGGGGAAAATGGCAGCGATAGAAGCATTTATATGGCTGCGAAAGGAACCCAAAAGTATGAAGGCTTTAGATGTTATAGGTCGTCTCATGAATGATATAGTGTCGCATAAG TTCGAGCAGTTGAGACATCATTGTCCATCTAGTGTGGAATGCTACATGAACCAACATGGCCTTTCAAAGAAGCTTACTCTTAAAGACTTTGAGAAAATCCTGGAGGATGCATGGAAGGATTTAAATGAAGAATGCATGAGACAAACAGACGGCCCGAGAGATCTGCTCTTACGAATTTTGAACTTTTCTCGAgtaacatatttattttataagcATGGACATGGATACACAAAACCAGAATATGTGAAAGATGATGTCCGTGCACTGTTCCTTGACCCAATACCCGTCTAA
- the LOC107922491 gene encoding uncharacterized protein: METENQNPFQLDVINLLAFNPFHNFPSLPTSRLYVRGTILGYKSFAGGMRVYICEHNTSPPESQHIKTDQQNILIRSLMLNNNKGGSSSKDVKAAAEGPRKRH; encoded by the exons ATGGAGACGGAGAACCAGAACCCTTTTCAACTTGATGTGATAAATCTCCTCGCTTTTAACCCTTTTCACAACTTTCCTTCCCTCCCCACTTCCAG ACTCTACGTAAGAGGAACTATCTTGGGTTACAAGAG TTTTGCAGGGGGGATGCGAGTTTATATTTGTGAGCACAATACTTCTCCTCCAG AGAGCCAGCACATAAAGACAGACCAACAAAACATACTCATTAGGTCGCTCATGCTTAATAACAATAAGGGTGGTTCCAGTTCAAAGGATGTGAAAGCTGCAGCTGAGGGTCCTAGAAAGAGGCATTGA